The proteins below are encoded in one region of Tomitella fengzijianii:
- the recG gene encoding ATP-dependent DNA helicase RecG translates to MATLTDRLDLLLGDATAGVLADQFELRTVGDLLRHYPRRYLRAGALMAPEDLASGTHVTIAARVVEAEVRPMRRNPRKKLLKAVLDDGRNRLGVTFFSPHKVRHHIVVGRRGLFSGQLGTFNGRLSLTHPDYLLLPETAQTGAGGGGALLAAGQRVQGGGSLARMAEALQDSGDGLSAADLDRAILPIYPASAKAQTWTIMRCVRQVLDQLEPVSDPLPQDIVARYGHMSLDAALRGIHRPSSEEEAEAARGRLRFDEAASMQLMLARRRADEQRAAAPASRLRPGAAVDAFTARLPFALTDGQQEVLAEVREDLQGAVPMRRLLQGEVGSGKTVIAVLAMLQAVDAGHQCAMLAPTEVLAVQHARSIRQLLGPLARAGELGGAEDGTRVTLLTGSMTTAERRRALLEITSGEAGIVVGTHALLEDAVTFFDLGLVVVDEQHRFGVHQRDRLHGKAREGLVPHLLVMTATPIPRTVALTQFGDLDTSTLRELPRGRSPIRTSVVSMPDNPRWVKRAWERIVEEVADGRQAYVVCARIGDQAAEPPAGSGPSSAPASQSDSAPQGAAGAGKGSQPDANAAVDVYDKLVRGALAGVHVDLLHGRMPSPDKDAVMRRFAAGEIDVLVSTTVVEVGVDVPNATVMVILDAERFGVSQLHQLRGRVGRGEAPGLCILISGRPAAAQSSARLESVAATTDGFELARLDLQLRHEGDVVGTAQSGRTSGLRLLSVLEDEDVILDAREFAADMVERDPGLTRHPGLAEMVSTVEGTERGEFLFRA, encoded by the coding sequence GTGGCGACGCTGACGGACAGGCTGGACCTGCTGCTCGGTGACGCGACGGCGGGCGTGCTGGCCGACCAGTTCGAACTGCGGACGGTCGGGGACCTGCTGCGGCACTATCCGCGCAGATACCTGCGCGCCGGGGCTTTGATGGCGCCGGAGGACCTCGCCTCGGGCACCCACGTCACCATTGCGGCCCGGGTGGTGGAGGCGGAGGTCAGGCCGATGCGCCGCAATCCGCGTAAGAAGTTGCTCAAGGCGGTGCTCGACGACGGGCGCAACCGCCTGGGCGTGACGTTCTTCAGCCCCCACAAGGTGCGCCATCACATCGTGGTGGGGCGCCGCGGGCTGTTCTCGGGACAGCTGGGCACCTTCAACGGACGGCTGTCGCTGACGCATCCCGATTACCTGCTGCTGCCGGAGACCGCGCAGACCGGCGCGGGGGGCGGCGGGGCGCTGCTGGCCGCGGGCCAGCGGGTGCAGGGCGGCGGCTCCCTCGCCCGGATGGCGGAGGCGCTGCAAGACTCCGGCGACGGCCTCAGCGCCGCGGATCTCGACCGCGCGATTCTGCCCATCTACCCCGCGTCCGCCAAGGCGCAGACCTGGACGATCATGCGGTGCGTGCGCCAGGTGCTCGACCAGCTCGAGCCGGTGTCGGACCCGCTTCCCCAGGACATCGTCGCCCGGTACGGGCACATGTCTCTCGATGCCGCGTTGCGCGGCATCCATCGGCCGTCGTCGGAAGAAGAGGCGGAGGCCGCGCGCGGCAGGCTGCGCTTCGACGAGGCCGCGTCGATGCAGCTCATGCTGGCCCGGCGGCGCGCGGATGAGCAGCGGGCCGCGGCGCCGGCGAGTCGCCTGCGGCCGGGAGCGGCGGTGGACGCGTTCACCGCGCGTCTCCCGTTCGCGCTGACGGACGGACAGCAAGAGGTGCTCGCCGAGGTGCGCGAGGATCTGCAGGGCGCCGTCCCCATGCGCCGTCTCCTGCAGGGCGAGGTGGGGTCCGGCAAGACCGTGATCGCCGTACTGGCCATGCTGCAGGCCGTCGACGCCGGGCACCAGTGCGCCATGCTGGCGCCCACCGAGGTGCTGGCGGTGCAGCACGCCCGTTCCATCCGGCAACTGCTGGGCCCGCTGGCCCGCGCGGGGGAGCTCGGCGGGGCGGAGGACGGGACGCGCGTCACCCTGCTCACCGGGTCGATGACCACGGCCGAACGGCGGCGCGCGCTGCTGGAGATCACCTCCGGTGAGGCCGGGATCGTCGTCGGCACGCACGCGCTGCTCGAGGACGCCGTGACGTTCTTCGACCTGGGCCTGGTGGTGGTCGACGAGCAGCACCGCTTCGGCGTGCACCAGCGCGACCGCCTCCACGGCAAGGCCCGTGAGGGGCTCGTGCCGCATCTGCTGGTGATGACGGCGACGCCGATCCCGCGCACCGTCGCGCTCACGCAGTTCGGCGACCTGGACACGTCCACGCTGCGCGAACTGCCGCGCGGGCGATCCCCGATCCGGACGTCGGTGGTGTCGATGCCCGACAACCCGCGGTGGGTCAAACGCGCGTGGGAGCGGATCGTCGAGGAGGTTGCGGACGGCCGTCAGGCGTACGTCGTGTGCGCGCGGATCGGGGACCAGGCCGCCGAGCCCCCGGCCGGATCGGGACCGTCGTCGGCTCCGGCGTCGCAGTCCGATTCCGCGCCGCAGGGCGCCGCCGGTGCGGGGAAGGGGTCGCAGCCCGACGCGAACGCCGCGGTGGACGTGTACGACAAGCTGGTGCGGGGAGCGCTGGCCGGGGTGCACGTGGACCTGCTGCACGGGCGGATGCCGTCCCCGGACAAGGACGCGGTGATGCGCCGGTTCGCAGCGGGAGAGATCGACGTCCTGGTCAGCACCACCGTCGTCGAGGTCGGGGTGGACGTGCCCAACGCCACCGTGATGGTGATCCTCGACGCCGAGCGCTTCGGCGTCAGCCAGCTGCACCAGCTGCGCGGACGGGTGGGGCGGGGGGAGGCCCCGGGCCTGTGCATCCTGATCAGCGGCCGCCCGGCCGCCGCGCAGTCGAGCGCACGGTTGGAGTCGGTCGCGGCCACCACCGACGGTTTCGAACTGGCCCGGCTCGACCTGCAGCTGCGACACGAGGGCGACGTGGTCGGCACCGCGCAGTCCGGCCGCACCAGCGGCCTCCGGCTGCTGTCGGTGCTCGAGGACGAGGACGTCATCCTCGACGCCCGCGAGTTCGCCGCGGACATGGTGGAGCGGGATCCGGGGCTCACGCGGCATCCGGGGCTGGCGGAGATGGTCTCGACGGTCGAGGGAACGGAGCGCGGGGAGTTCCTCTTCCGGGCTTGA
- a CDS encoding DAK2 domain-containing protein — protein MSAASSAAVLADVRRGDRAARGKGTTAVGDPGLDAATVRRWAVSSVDALAGRRREIDALNVFPVPDSDTGTNILHTLTAAAGRIRGGGESAVRTAADALRELAAGSVDGARGNSGVILSQVFVGLAQEAAGGGPGDTLDGRGLSAGLTRGARLARSAVSMPMEGTVLTVIDAAAAGCAGEGALDSAARAAAESAFEALGRTTGQLDVLEAAGVVDAGGAGLLVILDCLVETLTGERVHRPAFERSVDARLGRSGAAIARLDLSDVAAAAAPADRCSASADEYEVMYLLDDADDAAVAALRRRLEATGNSVVIVGDGTGGWSVHVHLQDAGLAVDSGLEAGRIRKVRITHLGVQQSRQTGLRPGRAVLAVVDGAGAVPLFEAAGARVLSVDGTASGSALLAAIGETDAGEVLVLPNGAVRSEDLVVVSAAARRQGQQVLPLPCSSMVQGLASIAVHDPHRPSSDDTYAMAEAAAATRCAHLRVAETRALTWSGTCEPGDALGVIGGEVMVVEPRASTAVATLLDLMLGTGGELVTLLVGAAADDALASAARAHVDQRHPAVELSVYPGLQSADVLQIGVE, from the coding sequence ATGTCGGCAGCGTCGTCTGCCGCGGTGCTCGCGGACGTCCGCCGCGGCGACCGCGCGGCACGAGGGAAGGGGACGACGGCAGTGGGCGATCCCGGGCTCGATGCGGCGACGGTCCGGCGCTGGGCGGTTTCGAGCGTGGATGCGCTGGCCGGCAGGCGCAGGGAGATCGACGCGCTCAACGTGTTCCCTGTGCCGGACTCGGACACCGGTACGAACATCCTGCACACCCTCACCGCCGCGGCCGGACGGATCCGTGGCGGCGGTGAGTCGGCGGTGCGGACCGCCGCGGACGCCCTGCGTGAGCTCGCCGCGGGATCGGTGGACGGGGCGCGCGGCAACTCGGGCGTGATCCTTTCGCAGGTGTTCGTGGGGCTCGCGCAGGAGGCGGCCGGGGGCGGCCCGGGGGACACCCTGGACGGCCGGGGGCTCAGCGCGGGCCTGACGCGCGGGGCGAGGCTGGCCCGCAGCGCGGTCAGCATGCCGATGGAGGGCACCGTGCTGACGGTGATCGACGCGGCGGCGGCGGGGTGCGCGGGCGAGGGGGCGCTCGATTCCGCGGCGCGCGCGGCGGCCGAATCCGCGTTCGAGGCATTGGGCCGGACGACCGGTCAGCTGGACGTCCTCGAGGCCGCGGGTGTGGTCGACGCGGGCGGGGCGGGACTGCTGGTGATTCTGGACTGCCTGGTAGAGACCCTGACGGGGGAGCGGGTGCACCGGCCGGCGTTCGAGAGGTCGGTCGACGCGCGCCTGGGCAGGTCCGGCGCCGCGATAGCACGGTTGGACCTGTCCGATGTCGCCGCCGCGGCGGCGCCGGCGGACCGCTGCTCCGCGAGCGCCGACGAGTACGAGGTGATGTACCTGCTCGACGACGCCGACGACGCGGCGGTGGCCGCGCTGCGCCGACGGTTGGAGGCGACAGGAAACTCGGTGGTGATCGTCGGCGACGGCACCGGCGGCTGGTCCGTCCACGTGCATCTGCAGGACGCGGGGCTGGCCGTCGACAGCGGTCTCGAGGCGGGCCGGATCCGGAAGGTCCGCATCACCCACCTCGGCGTGCAGCAGAGCCGGCAGACGGGCCTGCGCCCGGGACGCGCGGTCCTCGCCGTGGTCGACGGCGCGGGCGCGGTGCCGCTGTTCGAGGCGGCGGGGGCGCGGGTGCTCTCCGTCGACGGAACCGCGTCGGGCTCGGCGCTGCTCGCGGCCATCGGGGAAACCGACGCGGGCGAGGTCCTGGTGCTGCCGAACGGCGCCGTGCGCTCCGAAGACCTGGTGGTGGTCAGCGCCGCGGCGCGCCGGCAGGGGCAGCAGGTGCTGCCGCTACCGTGCTCATCGATGGTGCAGGGGCTGGCCTCGATCGCGGTGCACGACCCGCACCGCCCGTCCAGCGACGACACCTACGCGATGGCGGAGGCCGCGGCCGCCACGCGCTGCGCGCATCTGCGCGTGGCGGAGACGCGCGCCCTGACGTGGTCCGGCACCTGTGAGCCGGGGGATGCGCTGGGCGTGATCGGCGGCGAGGTGATGGTGGTCGAGCCCCGTGCATCGACGGCGGTGGCGACCCTGCTGGACTTGATGCTCGGCACCGGTGGTGAGCTGGTGACGCTTCTTGTCGGTGCCGCGGCGGATGATGCCCTGGCATCGGCCGCGCGGGCGCACGTGGATCAGCGGCACCCGGCGGTGGAGCTGTCGGTGTACCCGGGCCTGCAGTCCGCGGACGTGCTGCAGATCGGGGTGGAGTGA
- the rpmB gene encoding 50S ribosomal protein L28 yields the protein MAAVCDVCAKGPGFGMSVSHSHRRTKRRWNPNIQTVHARLDNGTPKRMNVCTSCIKAGKVARA from the coding sequence ATGGCTGCCGTCTGCGACGTCTGTGCCAAGGGACCCGGCTTCGGAATGTCCGTCTCGCACTCGCACCGGCGGACCAAGCGCCGTTGGAACCCCAACATCCAGACCGTGCACGCACGCCTGGACAACGGCACCCCTAAGCGCATGAACGTGTGCACCTCATGCATCAAGGCCGGCAAGGTCGCCCGCGCCTGA
- a CDS encoding uracil-DNA glycosylase: MAVRGSASGPLDGLVHPTWVPALEPVAERITAMGRFLRAELADGRPYLPAGDAVLRAFAEPMDRVRVLIVGQDPYPTPGHAVGLSFSVDPSVRPIPRSLTNIYREYSEDLGLPVPVTGDLSPWSRNGVLLLNRVLTVRPGEAGSHRGKGWEEVTEQAIRSLVARDLPLVAILWGRDARSLKPWLGDVPVVESAHPSPLSASRGFFGSRPFSRADALLTAQGAEPVDWALR, translated from the coding sequence ATGGCGGTGCGCGGTTCCGCGTCCGGGCCGCTCGACGGCCTCGTCCACCCCACCTGGGTGCCCGCATTGGAGCCGGTGGCGGAGCGGATCACGGCCATGGGCCGGTTCCTGCGCGCCGAGCTTGCCGACGGACGGCCCTACCTGCCCGCGGGCGACGCGGTGCTCCGCGCCTTCGCCGAGCCGATGGACCGGGTCCGCGTGCTCATCGTGGGGCAGGACCCGTACCCGACGCCCGGGCACGCCGTCGGCCTGAGCTTCTCAGTGGACCCGTCTGTGCGGCCGATCCCGCGCAGCCTGACCAATATCTATCGCGAGTATTCCGAGGACCTCGGACTCCCGGTGCCGGTCACCGGAGACCTGTCGCCGTGGAGCCGCAACGGAGTGCTGCTGCTCAACCGGGTGCTCACCGTGCGGCCGGGCGAGGCGGGATCGCACCGCGGAAAGGGGTGGGAGGAGGTGACCGAACAGGCCATCCGGTCGCTGGTCGCGCGCGATCTGCCGCTGGTGGCCATCCTGTGGGGCCGCGACGCGCGAAGCCTGAAGCCCTGGCTGGGCGACGTGCCGGTGGTGGAGTCGGCGCACCCGTCGCCGCTGTCCGCGTCACGGGGGTTCTTCGGATCCAGGCCGTTCAGCCGGGCCGACGCACTGCTGACCGCGCAGGGCGCCGAACCCGTCGACTGGGCGTTGCGGTAG
- a CDS encoding gamma carbonic anhydrase family protein, whose amino-acid sequence MAIYALDDRVPHIDPSAYVHPEAVVIGAVTLAAGVSVWPHAVLRGDYGRIEVGARTNIQDGTVVHCTTTHPTIIGAGCVLGHNAHVEGAVIEDETLIASGSVVLNGAHVGAGSIVGAGAVVPFGAAVPGRSMALGVPARVREGFTVPEGHLQLNVDMYAANAEHYRTALRRIG is encoded by the coding sequence ATGGCGATCTACGCACTGGACGACAGAGTCCCCCACATCGACCCGTCCGCCTACGTGCACCCGGAAGCGGTGGTCATCGGCGCGGTCACCCTGGCCGCCGGCGTCTCGGTGTGGCCGCACGCGGTCTTGCGCGGCGACTACGGGCGCATCGAGGTGGGAGCACGGACCAACATCCAGGACGGGACGGTGGTCCACTGCACGACGACCCACCCCACGATCATCGGCGCCGGATGCGTGCTGGGCCACAACGCGCATGTGGAGGGCGCGGTGATCGAGGACGAGACCCTCATCGCGTCCGGCTCGGTGGTGCTCAACGGCGCCCACGTGGGCGCCGGGTCGATCGTGGGCGCGGGCGCGGTGGTGCCGTTCGGCGCCGCGGTGCCGGGCCGGTCGATGGCGCTGGGCGTTCCCGCCCGCGTCCGCGAGGGCTTCACCGTGCCGGAGGGGCACCTGCAGCTCAACGTCGACATGTACGCGGCCAATGCGGAGCACTACCGCACCGCGCTGCGGAGGATCGGGTGA
- a CDS encoding thiamine-phosphate kinase — translation MEGMRTEVDEPTVAEVGEFGVIRRLAGDRPPGTDGTVLVDTGDDAAVLATSDGRVVACTDMLVEGRHFRLEWSAPSDVGRKAIAQNAADIAAMGGECTGFLVALGCPPSTPVRVLEEMSAGARAEAARVGAAIVGGDLVQAQQVVLSVTALGALSGRRAVRRSGARPGDVVALCGGTGASAAGLALLESGWGTSECAVALDEAAAARLIAAHLRPHPPYGAGPQAADAGATAMIDISDGLVADLGHLAAESGVVLRLDPARLAEDAGGGAGFDDLRAAADALGADPWDWALGGGEDHPLAATFPAAGPLPEGWRAVGTVHATGAAEAGGARLPAGPAVLVGDSCYGGAPGWVAFGG, via the coding sequence ATGGAAGGGATGCGCACAGAAGTGGACGAACCGACGGTGGCCGAGGTGGGGGAGTTCGGCGTCATCAGGAGGCTGGCCGGCGACCGGCCTCCCGGAACGGACGGGACCGTGCTCGTGGACACCGGCGACGACGCCGCGGTGCTCGCGACCTCGGACGGGCGGGTGGTGGCATGCACGGACATGCTTGTGGAGGGCAGGCACTTCCGGCTGGAATGGTCGGCGCCTTCGGATGTGGGGCGCAAGGCGATAGCGCAGAACGCAGCGGACATCGCCGCGATGGGCGGCGAGTGCACCGGCTTCCTGGTGGCTCTCGGCTGTCCGCCGTCGACGCCCGTGCGGGTGCTGGAGGAGATGTCGGCCGGGGCCCGCGCGGAGGCCGCGCGGGTGGGTGCGGCGATCGTCGGCGGCGACCTGGTGCAGGCGCAGCAGGTCGTGCTGAGCGTGACCGCCCTCGGCGCCCTGTCGGGGCGGCGTGCGGTGCGCCGCTCCGGGGCGCGCCCCGGGGACGTCGTCGCGCTGTGCGGGGGCACCGGCGCCTCCGCAGCCGGGCTGGCGCTACTGGAGTCCGGTTGGGGCACCTCGGAATGCGCCGTCGCGCTCGACGAGGCGGCGGCGGCGCGGCTGATCGCCGCGCACCTTCGCCCCCATCCCCCGTACGGCGCGGGCCCGCAGGCCGCCGACGCGGGGGCCACGGCGATGATCGACATCTCCGACGGGCTGGTGGCGGACCTGGGGCATCTCGCGGCGGAATCCGGAGTGGTGCTCCGGTTGGACCCCGCCCGCCTGGCGGAGGACGCGGGCGGCGGCGCCGGGTTCGACGATCTGCGGGCCGCCGCGGACGCGCTGGGAGCCGATCCGTGGGACTGGGCGCTGGGCGGAGGCGAGGACCATCCGCTTGCGGCGACGTTCCCGGCGGCCGGGCCGCTACCGGAGGGGTGGCGTGCGGTGGGCACGGTGCACGCCACCGGAGCGGCGGAAGCGGGCGGCGCCCGGCTGCCCGCCGGGCCGGCGGTGCTCGTCGGAGACTCCTGCTACGGCGGCGCACCGGGGTGGGTCGCCTTCGGCGGGTGA
- a CDS encoding DUF3515 domain-containing protein, with the protein MTKPDGRPNPDEPQDPQEDPAGPPANTEHRFHPAVIATAIALPVALIVGVVVAGVIVAGTDDAADTGPVAVSGAVPAPQSGSDSCSTLLAALPDALGDYTRAELADPAPEGAAAWRPESGSDDSSDPSSTEPIVLRCGLDRPAEFRQGVGIQQVDAAQWFEVSGEDMGLASSTWYAVDRPVYVALTLPDGSGPAPIQEISTAITQSLPAQPIDPAPVVGTTGD; encoded by the coding sequence ATGACGAAGCCCGACGGCCGCCCGAACCCCGACGAGCCACAAGACCCGCAGGAGGATCCGGCTGGTCCGCCCGCGAATACGGAGCACCGCTTCCACCCGGCAGTCATCGCCACCGCCATCGCCCTGCCAGTCGCGCTGATCGTCGGCGTCGTCGTGGCCGGCGTCATCGTGGCTGGAACCGACGACGCCGCCGACACGGGACCCGTCGCCGTCAGCGGCGCAGTGCCCGCGCCCCAATCGGGATCCGACTCGTGCTCAACGCTTCTCGCGGCACTGCCGGACGCTCTCGGCGACTACACCCGCGCCGAGCTCGCCGATCCCGCCCCCGAGGGCGCAGCCGCCTGGCGGCCGGAGTCCGGTTCCGACGATTCCTCGGACCCCTCCTCGACCGAGCCGATCGTGCTGCGCTGCGGCCTGGACCGGCCCGCGGAGTTCCGCCAGGGGGTCGGGATCCAGCAGGTGGACGCGGCGCAGTGGTTCGAGGTCTCCGGCGAGGACATGGGGCTTGCATCGTCGACGTGGTACGCAGTCGACCGGCCCGTGTACGTGGCGCTGACCCTCCCGGACGGTTCCGGACCCGCGCCGATCCAGGAGATCTCGACGGCCATCACGCAGTCGCTTCCGGCGCAGCCGATCGATCCCGCCCCCGTCGTGGGCACGACCGGCGACTGA
- a CDS encoding D-alanine--D-alanine ligase family protein, which produces MNNRRTRVAVVYGGRSSEHSVSCVSAGSVLAHLDRDRFEPVAVGITEEGRWVLGPDCADGAEGPAAELAPDGRRLPVVDGTRTPVALSADPTRAGALLSLADGAAGDVLREVDVVFPVLHGPFGEDGTIQGLLELAGVPYVGPGVLASAAGMDKEFTKKLLAADGLPVGTQVVLRRGEDDLTASQRERLGLPVFVKPARGGSSIGITRVGSWDGFPAALAEARRHDPKVIVEAAIVGREVECGVLERADGTVSASMLAEIRMPEADDDAAGSDGGAFYDFDTKYLDDVCEFDIPAEFDDAVADEVRAMAVRAFRALDCQGLARVDFFVTAEGPVINEINTMPGFTAISMYPKMWAAAGTGYADLLTEMVDTATARGTGLR; this is translated from the coding sequence GTGAATAATCGTCGTACAAGGGTCGCGGTCGTCTACGGCGGGCGCAGCAGCGAGCACTCCGTGTCATGCGTGTCGGCGGGCAGCGTCCTCGCTCACCTCGACCGCGACCGGTTCGAACCGGTAGCCGTGGGGATCACCGAGGAGGGCCGGTGGGTGCTGGGCCCGGACTGCGCCGATGGCGCGGAAGGCCCGGCGGCCGAGCTGGCCCCCGACGGGCGGCGGCTGCCCGTAGTCGACGGCACCCGTACGCCGGTCGCGCTCAGCGCCGACCCCACGCGGGCCGGCGCGCTGCTGTCGCTGGCCGACGGTGCGGCCGGCGACGTGCTGCGCGAGGTGGACGTGGTGTTCCCCGTGCTGCACGGCCCCTTCGGCGAGGACGGCACCATCCAGGGGCTGCTCGAGCTGGCCGGCGTGCCGTACGTGGGCCCGGGCGTCCTGGCGAGTGCGGCGGGCATGGACAAGGAGTTCACGAAGAAGCTGCTCGCCGCGGACGGTCTGCCCGTGGGCACCCAGGTGGTGTTGCGGCGCGGCGAGGACGACCTGACCGCGTCGCAGCGTGAGCGGCTCGGCCTGCCGGTGTTCGTCAAGCCGGCCCGCGGGGGATCGTCGATCGGCATCACCCGCGTGGGTTCCTGGGACGGCTTCCCCGCCGCGCTCGCCGAGGCCCGCCGCCACGACCCCAAGGTCATCGTGGAGGCCGCCATCGTGGGCCGCGAGGTCGAATGCGGCGTGCTCGAACGCGCGGACGGGACGGTGTCGGCGAGCATGCTGGCCGAGATCCGCATGCCGGAGGCCGATGACGATGCAGCAGGATCCGACGGCGGGGCGTTCTACGATTTCGACACCAAGTACCTAGACGACGTCTGCGAGTTCGACATCCCCGCCGAGTTCGACGACGCGGTGGCGGACGAGGTCCGCGCAATGGCGGTGCGGGCGTTCCGCGCGCTCGACTGCCAGGGACTGGCCCGCGTCGACTTCTTCGTCACCGCGGAGGGGCCCGTGATCAACGAGATCAACACGATGCCCGGGTTCACCGCCATCTCGATGTATCCGAAGATGTGGGCGGCGGCCGGCACCGGATACGCGGACCTGCTCACCGAGATGGTCGACACCGCGACCGCCCGGGGAACAGGGCTGCGCTGA
- a CDS encoding NAD(P)H-dependent glycerol-3-phosphate dehydrogenase: MVKAAVMGAGSFGTAYAKVLRDAGTEVTMWARRSDVAESIAERRVNPDYLPGVRLPEGLHATHDHAEALGGADVVVLAVPSQSLRGNLGAWSGDLPPSATLLSLAKGVEVGTLMRMSQVIAEVTGAEADRIAVLSGPNLAKEIAVEQPTATVIACPDSVRAVAVQRACATGYFRPYTNTDVIGCEVGGACKNVIALCSGMAAGIGLGENTSAAIITRGLAEMTRLGVALGARPKTLAGLAGVGDLVATCVSPLSRNRSFGERLGRGETLEQAQQATHGQVAEGVKSCSSILELARSYGVEMPLTEAVHSVCHEQMPVAQVLVQLLGRRIKPE; encoded by the coding sequence TTGGTCAAGGCAGCGGTGATGGGGGCGGGCTCGTTCGGAACCGCCTACGCGAAGGTGCTCCGGGACGCGGGCACGGAGGTCACGATGTGGGCTCGGCGGTCGGACGTCGCGGAATCCATTGCGGAGCGGAGAGTCAACCCGGACTACCTCCCCGGGGTGCGGTTGCCCGAGGGACTGCACGCGACGCACGATCATGCCGAGGCGCTCGGCGGCGCGGACGTGGTGGTCCTCGCGGTGCCGTCGCAGTCATTGCGCGGCAACCTGGGTGCGTGGTCGGGCGATCTGCCGCCGTCGGCCACCCTGCTGAGCCTCGCCAAGGGCGTCGAGGTGGGGACGCTGATGCGGATGAGCCAGGTGATCGCCGAGGTGACCGGCGCGGAAGCCGACCGGATCGCGGTGCTGTCCGGGCCCAACCTGGCCAAGGAGATCGCTGTGGAGCAGCCGACCGCGACGGTGATCGCCTGCCCCGACTCGGTGCGCGCCGTCGCCGTGCAGCGGGCGTGCGCCACCGGGTACTTCCGGCCGTACACCAATACCGACGTGATCGGCTGCGAGGTGGGCGGGGCGTGCAAGAACGTGATCGCATTGTGCAGCGGCATGGCGGCCGGCATCGGGCTGGGGGAGAACACGTCCGCCGCGATCATCACCCGCGGGCTGGCGGAGATGACGAGGCTGGGGGTGGCGCTGGGCGCGCGGCCCAAGACGCTCGCCGGGCTCGCGGGCGTCGGCGACCTGGTGGCGACGTGCGTGTCACCGCTGTCGCGCAACCGCTCCTTCGGTGAGCGCCTGGGCCGGGGGGAGACGCTCGAACAGGCGCAGCAGGCCACGCACGGGCAGGTGGCCGAGGGCGTCAAGTCGTGCTCGTCGATCCTCGAGCTCGCCCGCAGCTACGGGGTGGAGATGCCACTGACCGAGGCCGTGCACAGCGTGTGCCACGAGCAGATGCCGGTGGCGCAGGTGCTCGTGCAGCTGCTCGGGCGACGGATCAAACCGGAATAG
- the cofC gene encoding 2-phospho-L-lactate guanylyltransferase, producing MTTRAAAFPGVHVIVPVKNLAGAKSRLTPGIDESARRGLVLAMLEDTLRSLSASPAVSAVTVVTPDAAVAAVATRCGACCVDEQQALIRATADGGASGGPRASLNAALTGAAYRVRDAAAPAHLAFVQADLPSLRPGEFTAAAASAIASAAAPDAPAGHGRAYIADRSGDGTTAVFVSGATTRLRLAFGTDSSRRHAAQGAVALHGSWPGLRADVDTVADLHHVRRLGTGTATAAMLRRIGVPDTNPR from the coding sequence ATGACGACGCGTGCGGCCGCATTTCCCGGTGTGCATGTCATCGTCCCCGTCAAGAACCTCGCGGGCGCCAAGTCCCGCCTGACGCCGGGGATCGACGAGTCTGCGCGGCGCGGGTTGGTGCTCGCGATGCTCGAAGACACGCTGCGGTCGCTGTCGGCCTCTCCGGCGGTCTCCGCCGTCACGGTGGTCACGCCCGACGCCGCGGTCGCCGCCGTGGCCACCCGGTGCGGCGCGTGCTGCGTCGACGAGCAGCAGGCGCTGATCCGGGCCACCGCGGACGGCGGCGCGTCCGGCGGCCCGCGCGCCTCGCTCAACGCTGCGCTCACCGGCGCCGCGTATCGGGTGCGCGATGCCGCCGCGCCGGCCCACCTCGCCTTCGTGCAGGCCGACCTGCCGTCGTTGCGCCCCGGGGAGTTCACCGCCGCAGCCGCGTCGGCCATCGCGTCGGCAGCCGCACCGGACGCGCCGGCCGGGCACGGACGGGCCTACATCGCCGACAGGTCCGGAGACGGCACCACCGCCGTCTTCGTCTCCGGCGCGACGACACGCCTCCGCCTCGCCTTCGGCACCGACTCCTCGCGGCGTCACGCGGCACAGGGCGCCGTCGCCCTGCACGGATCGTGGCCCGGGCTCCGCGCCGACGTCGACACCGTCGCAGACCTGCACCACGTCCGCCGCCTCGGCACCGGGACCGCCACCGCCGCGATGCTCCGACGGATAGGCGTACCGGATACGAATCCGCGGTGA